A window of Bradyrhizobium sp. AZCC 1610 contains these coding sequences:
- a CDS encoding tripartite tricarboxylate transporter TctB family protein: protein MSDQSNVKFRLNNSELWGGLIGLALGGFVVWSGLKLKLGTINDPGAGFVLFYTGILMCLFAASIIIAALTEGGPTFGSRWVNTRWTKPLLVIVCLIAFSFALNPLGFLLSSVPLMLLLLRVVDPVRWPLAVPIAVLVPLGMWWVLKRLLLIQLPSGIFEIG, encoded by the coding sequence ATGAGTGATCAATCCAACGTCAAATTCCGCCTCAACAATTCCGAATTGTGGGGCGGACTGATCGGGCTCGCCCTTGGCGGATTTGTCGTCTGGTCCGGGCTCAAGCTCAAGCTCGGCACCATCAACGATCCCGGCGCCGGGTTCGTGCTGTTCTATACCGGCATCCTGATGTGCCTGTTCGCCGCCTCGATCATCATCGCCGCATTGACCGAGGGCGGGCCGACCTTTGGCTCGCGCTGGGTGAACACGCGCTGGACCAAGCCGCTGTTGGTGATCGTCTGCCTCATCGCCTTTTCCTTCGCCCTCAACCCGCTCGGCTTTCTGCTGTCCTCAGTTCCTCTGATGTTGCTGCTGTTGCGCGTGGTCGACCCGGTCCGCTGGCCGCTCGCTGTTCCGATTGCAGTGCTCGTTCCGCTCGGCATGTGGTGGGTCCTCAAACGCCTGCTCCTGATCCAACTGCCTTCGGGCATTTTCGAAATCGGCTGA
- a CDS encoding LLM class flavin-dependent oxidoreductase yields MTKQIRLNAFAMNCVAHQSPGLWTHPRDRTLGYNRLPYWLDLAKTLERGRFDGLFLADVLGVYDVFGSSPDAALRNAAQTPANEPLMLIPAMASVTQNLGFGVTSNLSFEPPYPFARRMSTLDHLTEGRIGWNVVTGYLDSAARGAGKDKQTAHDDRYEIADEYMELVYKLWEGSWEDEAVLRDRARGIFADPSKVHRIEHEGSNYRLNAIHLSEPSPQRTPVLYQAGTSPRGRQFAAQHAECVFMSGPSAKIIGPRVAAIRAAAKETGRNPAEILMFSMMTIILGRTEAEAKAKYADYRRHIAPEGALALMSGWMGIDFSGYELDQQVRHIQNDAGRTALDNVTRADPDRVWTVREVVEHVGIGGAGPVVVGTPEKVADDIEAWFEQTDVDGLNVAFATSPGDFEDIADMLVPELTRRGRYKEAYAKGTLREKLFGAGRARLTEAHPAASYRVKPRAAAAE; encoded by the coding sequence ATGACAAAGCAAATCCGGCTCAACGCCTTCGCCATGAACTGCGTGGCGCATCAATCGCCGGGGCTCTGGACCCATCCGCGCGACCGCACCCTCGGCTACAACCGCCTGCCCTATTGGCTCGATCTGGCGAAAACGCTGGAGCGCGGCCGGTTCGACGGATTGTTTCTCGCCGACGTGCTCGGCGTCTACGACGTGTTCGGCAGCAGCCCGGACGCCGCGTTGCGCAATGCCGCGCAGACGCCGGCCAACGAGCCGCTGATGCTGATCCCGGCGATGGCGTCGGTCACGCAGAATCTTGGTTTTGGCGTCACCAGCAACCTCTCGTTCGAGCCGCCCTATCCGTTTGCCCGAAGGATGTCGACGCTCGACCATCTGACCGAGGGCCGCATCGGCTGGAACGTGGTGACCGGCTATCTCGACTCTGCCGCCCGCGGCGCCGGCAAGGACAAGCAGACCGCGCATGACGACCGCTACGAGATCGCGGATGAATATATGGAGCTGGTCTACAAGCTCTGGGAGGGAAGCTGGGAGGACGAGGCCGTGCTGCGCGACCGCGCGCGCGGCATTTTCGCCGACCCTTCCAAGGTGCATCGCATTGAGCACGAGGGAAGCAACTACCGGCTCAACGCGATTCACCTGAGCGAGCCATCGCCGCAACGCACGCCGGTGCTGTATCAGGCCGGCACCTCGCCGCGCGGACGGCAGTTTGCCGCCCAGCACGCCGAATGCGTGTTCATGTCGGGCCCGTCGGCCAAGATCATCGGCCCACGCGTGGCGGCGATCCGCGCTGCTGCGAAGGAAACCGGGCGCAATCCGGCCGAGATCCTGATGTTCTCCATGATGACGATCATTCTCGGCCGCACCGAGGCCGAGGCGAAAGCGAAATACGCCGACTATCGCCGCCACATCGCGCCCGAGGGCGCGCTGGCGCTGATGTCGGGCTGGATGGGTATCGATTTCTCGGGCTACGAGCTCGACCAGCAGGTGCGCCACATCCAGAACGACGCCGGCCGCACCGCGCTCGACAACGTCACGCGTGCCGATCCTGATAGGGTCTGGACCGTGCGCGAGGTTGTTGAACACGTCGGCATCGGCGGTGCCGGCCCGGTCGTGGTCGGCACGCCCGAGAAGGTCGCCGACGATATCGAGGCCTGGTTCGAGCAGACCGACGTCGACGGCCTCAACGTCGCGTTCGCCACCTCGCCCGGCGATTTCGAGGATATCGCCGACATGCTGGTGCCTGAGCTGACACGGCGCGGACGCTACAAGGAAGCTTACGCGAAGGGCACATTGCGGGAGAAGCTGTTTGGTGCCGGACGCGCGCGGCTGACGGAAGCGCATCCGGCGGCAAGTTATCGCGTGAAGCCACGCGCTGCGGCGGCGGAATGA
- a CDS encoding Bug family tripartite tricarboxylate transporter substrate binding protein — MVRRSRLTIAVATVGMLISAAAGAQEYPTKPITLIVPWPAGGSTDISMRAIAESASKLLGQPIAIDNKAGGSGTVGPATMAAGAKPDGYTIAQIPITVFRLPLMQEVSWNPDKDFSYIVHLTGYTFGVTTSTESQFKTWKDVVDYAKQNPGKVTYATPGAGTSLHIGMEQIASMAGIKLTQVPFKGGAETNAAVLGQHTMLQADSTGWRPLVDAGKLRLLMVWTSARSPNYPDVPTLKELGYPMVYDSPFGIAGPKGMDPKIVAKLHDAFKKALEDPAVIATLAKFDMVPSYKSTEDYKKFVVEVTESERKVVDKLGLAKKTN, encoded by the coding sequence ATGGTTCGACGCAGCCGTCTGACGATCGCTGTCGCTACCGTCGGCATGCTGATATCGGCAGCCGCCGGCGCGCAGGAGTATCCCACCAAGCCGATCACGCTGATCGTCCCATGGCCGGCGGGCGGCTCGACCGACATCTCGATGCGCGCGATCGCCGAAAGCGCCTCCAAGCTGCTCGGACAGCCGATCGCCATCGACAACAAGGCCGGTGGCAGCGGCACCGTCGGCCCTGCCACCATGGCGGCAGGCGCCAAGCCCGACGGCTACACCATCGCCCAGATCCCGATCACCGTGTTCCGCCTACCCTTGATGCAGGAAGTCTCCTGGAATCCGGACAAGGACTTTAGCTATATCGTCCACCTCACCGGCTACACGTTCGGCGTTACTACCAGCACCGAGTCGCAATTCAAGACCTGGAAGGACGTCGTCGACTACGCCAAGCAGAACCCCGGCAAGGTAACGTATGCGACGCCGGGCGCCGGCACGTCGCTGCATATCGGGATGGAGCAGATCGCCAGCATGGCGGGGATCAAGCTGACCCAGGTGCCATTCAAGGGCGGCGCGGAAACCAATGCCGCGGTGCTGGGACAGCACACCATGCTGCAGGCGGACTCGACCGGCTGGCGGCCGTTGGTCGACGCCGGCAAGCTGCGGCTATTGATGGTGTGGACCTCGGCGCGCTCGCCGAATTATCCCGACGTGCCGACGCTGAAGGAGCTCGGCTATCCCATGGTCTATGACTCGCCGTTCGGTATCGCTGGACCGAAGGGTATGGACCCGAAGATCGTCGCCAAGCTGCATGACGCCTTCAAGAAGGCGCTGGAAGATCCGGCCGTGATCGCCACGCTGGCGAAATTCGACATGGTGCCCAGTTACAAGAGCACCGAGGACTACAAGAAGTTCGTCGTCGAGGTTACCGAGTCAGAGCGCAAGGTGGTCGACAAGCTCGGTCTGGCGAAGAAGACGAATTGA
- a CDS encoding tripartite tricarboxylate transporter permease, giving the protein MDTLINVAHGFGVALQPVNLIYCFIGVFIGTLVGVLPGIGPISAMSLLLPITLSGTPESGIIMMAGIYYGSMYGGSTTSILVNIPGEAASVVTCIDGHQMARQGRAGPALGISAFGSFFAGTFALIALMLVAPKLASVAIAFGPAEYFSLMVLGLVVLTFLTQGSMAKALLMACIGIVLGVIGLDSITAQPRLTFGRLELIDGIGLVPVVMGLFGVAEVLFNTEQVIKRDVINTKITHLLPSKEDWKASAGPMARGTVLGFFLGILPGGGAVISSFASYALEKRLSKTPERFGQGAIEGVAGPEAANNAAAGGAFIPLMTLGIPPNVVMALLLGAFVIHGLQPGPLMITQNPGLFWGIVASMYIGNLMLLVLNLPMIGMWVQLLKLPYNILFPLIILFTIIGVYCSSNNVFDVYVMIAFGIIGYFMRKLGYEPAPLVLAFVLGPMLENNLRKSLILSQGDLMTFIERPISAVCLAFAVVLLVGPLLPALRKKRELIALDEEV; this is encoded by the coding sequence ATGGACACACTCATCAATGTCGCCCATGGCTTCGGCGTCGCCCTTCAGCCCGTCAATCTGATCTATTGCTTCATCGGCGTCTTCATCGGTACGCTGGTCGGCGTGCTGCCGGGCATCGGTCCGATCTCGGCGATGTCGCTGTTGCTGCCGATCACGCTGTCAGGAACGCCGGAATCCGGCATCATCATGATGGCCGGCATCTATTACGGCTCGATGTATGGCGGCTCGACCACCTCGATCCTGGTCAACATTCCCGGCGAAGCCGCTTCCGTCGTCACCTGTATCGATGGCCACCAGATGGCCAGGCAGGGCCGCGCGGGACCTGCGCTCGGCATCTCCGCATTCGGCTCGTTCTTCGCCGGCACCTTCGCGCTGATCGCGCTGATGCTGGTGGCGCCCAAGCTCGCCAGCGTCGCGATCGCTTTCGGTCCGGCCGAATATTTCAGCCTGATGGTTCTCGGCCTCGTGGTCCTCACTTTCCTGACGCAGGGCTCGATGGCGAAGGCGTTGCTGATGGCCTGCATCGGCATCGTGCTCGGCGTGATCGGGCTCGACAGCATTACCGCGCAACCGCGCCTGACCTTCGGCCGCCTGGAACTGATCGACGGCATCGGCCTCGTCCCCGTGGTCATGGGCCTGTTCGGCGTCGCCGAAGTCCTGTTCAACACCGAGCAGGTCATCAAGCGCGACGTCATCAACACGAAGATAACGCACCTGTTGCCGAGTAAAGAGGACTGGAAAGCCAGCGCCGGCCCGATGGCGCGAGGAACGGTCCTCGGATTTTTCCTCGGCATCCTGCCTGGCGGCGGCGCAGTGATCTCGTCGTTCGCCTCCTATGCGCTGGAGAAGCGATTATCCAAAACGCCGGAACGGTTCGGCCAGGGTGCGATCGAGGGTGTTGCAGGTCCCGAAGCCGCCAACAACGCCGCGGCCGGCGGCGCCTTCATTCCGCTGATGACGCTTGGCATTCCGCCGAACGTGGTGATGGCGCTGTTGCTCGGCGCTTTCGTCATTCACGGGCTGCAGCCCGGTCCGCTGATGATCACGCAGAACCCGGGCCTGTTCTGGGGCATCGTTGCCAGCATGTATATCGGCAACCTGATGCTGCTGGTGCTGAACCTGCCGATGATCGGGATGTGGGTGCAGCTCCTCAAATTGCCCTACAACATCCTGTTCCCGCTGATCATCCTGTTCACCATCATCGGCGTCTATTGCTCCAGCAACAACGTGTTCGACGTCTATGTGATGATCGCATTCGGCATTATCGGCTATTTCATGCGCAAGCTCGGCTACGAGCCGGCGCCGCTGGTGCTGGCTTTCGTGCTGGGGCCGATGCTGGAGAACAACCTGCGCAAGTCGCTGATCCTCTCGCAGGGCGATCTGATGACCTTCATTGAAAGGCCAATCTCGGCCGTCTGCCTGGCGTTCGCGGTCGTGCTGCTGGTCGGCCCACTGCTGCCGGCGCTGCGCAAGAAACGCGAACTGATCGCGCTCGACGAAGAGGTGTGA
- a CDS encoding M20 family metallopeptidase translates to MADRADAIARVREHLNSGAFLAELDRRISYRTESQNPGSGEALRAYLVDDLQPAFAALDFSTRLIESPTGKGPYLLADYREDASLPTVLTYGHGDVVDGMDGEWRDNLDPWKTTTKGERVYGRGTADNKGQHSINLAALRAVRETRGGKLGFNVKFIIETGEEIGSPDLRQVCEAHREELKADLFLASDGPRLSADRPTIFLGCRGGNRIHLDVNLREGGHHSGNWGGVLANPATILCGAIASLVDGKGRMKLDALKPPRISNAVRAALADVKIEPTADEPALAPDWGEEGLSPAERLFAWNTLEVLAMSSGSVEKPANAIPGRANAVLQLRFVVGTRYEEVIDAVRAHLHANGFPMVEVSGAQRFAASRTDVDSPWVNWTANSILKTTGKAPAILPNFGGSLPNDVFAEGLGLPTIWVPHSYPGCSQHAPDEHILLPVTEEALAIMAGVFWDLGEMKRAF, encoded by the coding sequence ATGGCTGATAGGGCCGACGCAATTGCGCGGGTACGTGAGCATCTGAATTCCGGCGCGTTTCTCGCCGAGCTCGACCGCAGGATCAGTTATCGGACCGAAAGCCAGAACCCCGGCAGCGGCGAGGCGTTGCGCGCCTATCTCGTCGACGACCTCCAGCCTGCCTTCGCCGCGCTCGATTTCTCCACCCGCCTGATCGAATCGCCGACCGGCAAGGGGCCATATCTGCTGGCGGATTATCGCGAGGATGCGTCGCTGCCGACTGTGCTCACCTATGGCCATGGCGATGTCGTCGACGGCATGGACGGCGAATGGCGCGACAATCTCGATCCCTGGAAAACCACGACCAAAGGCGAGCGCGTCTATGGCCGCGGCACCGCCGACAACAAGGGCCAGCACAGCATCAATCTCGCGGCATTGCGTGCCGTGCGCGAGACCCGCGGCGGCAAGCTCGGCTTCAACGTCAAATTCATCATCGAGACCGGCGAGGAGATCGGCTCGCCCGATCTGCGGCAGGTGTGCGAAGCCCACCGCGAGGAGCTGAAGGCGGATCTGTTCCTGGCCTCCGACGGACCGCGGCTTTCGGCCGACCGGCCGACCATCTTTCTCGGCTGCCGCGGCGGCAACCGCATCCATCTCGATGTCAATTTGCGCGAGGGCGGGCACCATTCGGGCAATTGGGGCGGCGTCCTCGCCAACCCGGCGACGATCCTTTGCGGCGCCATCGCGAGCCTCGTCGACGGCAAGGGACGGATGAAGCTCGACGCGCTCAAGCCGCCGCGGATTTCGAACGCGGTGCGCGCGGCGCTCGCGGACGTGAAGATCGAGCCGACCGCCGACGAGCCGGCGCTGGCGCCCGACTGGGGCGAGGAGGGATTGTCGCCGGCAGAGCGGCTGTTTGCCTGGAATACGCTGGAAGTCCTGGCGATGTCTTCAGGCAGTGTCGAGAAGCCGGCCAACGCGATTCCGGGGCGCGCCAACGCCGTGCTGCAGCTTCGCTTCGTCGTCGGCACCAGATATGAAGAGGTCATCGACGCCGTGCGCGCGCACCTGCATGCCAATGGCTTTCCGATGGTGGAGGTGAGCGGCGCGCAGCGTTTCGCCGCCTCGCGCACCGATGTCGACAGTCCCTGGGTGAACTGGACGGCGAACTCGATCCTGAAGACCACCGGCAAGGCGCCGGCGATCCTGCCGAATTTCGGCGGCTCGCTGCCCAATGACGTGTTCGCCGAGGGGCTGGGGCTGCCGACGATCTGGGTGCCGCATTCCTATCCCGGCTGCTCGCAGCATGCGCCGGACGAGCACATCCTCCTGCCGGTGACCGAGGAAGCGCTCGCCATCATGGCGGGGGTGTTCTGGGACCTCGGCGAGATGAAGCGGGCGTTCTAG